The following is a genomic window from Hymenobacter chitinivorans DSM 11115.
GGTCAATTTCTTCCTTGCTCAGATCCGGCGACACGCTTTCGGGGTAGAAGGCGGTCAGCGCGCAGATCAGGCTGCTCAGGATGGCCATGGGGTGGGCCGCCGAGGGGAAGCCGTCAAAAATCTTGCGCACGTCCTCGTGCACGAGGGTATGCTTGGTAATCTGGTGGCTGAAGTTGTCGAGCTCGGCCTGGGTGGGCAGCGTGCCGTAGATCAGCAGGTAGGCAACTTCCAGGAAGCTGGACTGCTCGGCCAGCTGCTCAATCGGATAGCCGCGGTAGCGCAGAATGCCTTCCTCACCGTCGAGGAACGTAATGGCGCTTTTGGTAGCTCCCGTGTTTTTGTAGCCCGAATCGATAGTGATGTAACCGGTCTGGTCACGCAGCTTGGCAATATCAATTGCCTTTTCGTGTTCGGTGCCCTCGGTGACGGGGAAGGAGTAGGACTTCCCGTCGAGGATCAGTTCAGCAGACTCTGCCATAGGACTGGGTTAGAGAGGTGGTTGCGGGGCGAAACTAAAGATTAAGAAAGTGCGGGAGAGGAACACTATACTACAGCTTGCCCCAGGGTGTTGTTTGGATACAAGACGGCTCAGTGCGGGCCGCTGCGCAAATTACGCTCAAGATGAGTTAGTTTCTACTATTCAGGAAAAGTTACTTGTGAAGCGGCGTTGCCGGCTGATTTTTAAGCCGAAAAGTCCGGAAAATAAACCCCAAACACCCCGAAACGGTAGGATAGAAGTGAAAAACGGTCCCGGCGAGTGGGCAGCAAACTATACGGTATGAAATACAATCAGTTGGGAAAATCCCGGATTCAGGTCAGCGCCATCGGCTTCGGCTGCATGTCCTTGGGCCCCGACCACGCGGCCAACGCCACGCTGCTGCACCGCGCCCTGGACGCGGGCATCACCTTACTTGACACTGCCGACCTTTATGACAAAGGTGAGAATGAGGTCAGTGTCGGCAAGGCATTGCGGGGCCGGCGGCAGGAGGTGATACTAGCCACCAAAGTTGGTAACCAGTGGCGGCCCGACGACAGCGGCTGGGACTGGAACCCGCGCAAAGCCTACATCTTGCAGGCCGTGGAGCGCAGCCTGCGCCGCCTGCAAACCGACTACCTCGACCTGTACCAACTCCACGGCGGCACTGTGGAAGACCCGATAGACGAGACTATTGAAGCCTTTGAGCTGCTGAAAGAGCAGGGCAAAATCCGCGCGTACGGTATTTCCTCCATCCGGCCCAACGTGATTCGCGAGTACGTGCGCAAATCTGGCATTGCCAGCGTGATGATGCAGTACAGCCTGCTGGACCGGCGGCCGGAGGAAAGCAGCCTGGCCCTGCTGCACGAGCACCAGATCAGCGTGCTGGCCCGCGGCAGCTACGCCCAAGGCCTGCTGGCGGGCAA
Proteins encoded in this region:
- a CDS encoding aldo/keto reductase, translating into MKYNQLGKSRIQVSAIGFGCMSLGPDHAANATLLHRALDAGITLLDTADLYDKGENEVSVGKALRGRRQEVILATKVGNQWRPDDSGWDWNPRKAYILQAVERSLRRLQTDYLDLYQLHGGTVEDPIDETIEAFELLKEQGKIRAYGISSIRPNVIREYVRKSGIASVMMQYSLLDRRPEESSLALLHEHQISVLARGSYAQGLLAGKPAKPYLNYPAAEVQRAAEAVRQVAEQAGSAAEVAVGFVLAKPVVASAVLGIRTEEQLRAALQAAEAGALATEQLQTLRHALPPNQYEQHR